One Bacteroidota bacterium DNA segment encodes these proteins:
- a CDS encoding acyl-CoA dehydrogenase: protein MDLWNTLHGALMGGLVATPLWAMLAGVVLVALVLGYVGAPLGLWAALGAVALVGFGAPVWLLAAFAALVVVFNVPPIRQQITRAVMALMDKLGFLPTISPTEKEAIDAGTVWVEGELFSGKPDFKKILAEDYPDLTDEERAFLEGPCEEVCEMAVDWDIMQRRDLPNEVWQKLKDDRFFGLIIPKEYGGLGLTPSANSAVVEKLAARSPALGITAMVPNSLGPAELLIHYGTQAQRDHYLPRLARGEDIPAFALTEPGAGSDAGAISSKGVLFRGDDGEIYLRLSWKKRYITLAAVSTVLGLAFKLEDPDNLLGKGKKLGITCALVPTDAPGVHLGERHDPLGIPFYNCPTTGTDVVVKAEEAIIGGTAGAGRGWRMLMECLSVGRGISLPSSSSGGAKTMLRVASAHAVNRKQFGLSIGKFEGIEEPLARIGGITYILEAARRYTNGGLDKGSKPSVVTAMMKYNATELYRIAINDAMDILGGNAISRGPRNTTASAYTNLPIMITVEGANILTRTLMIFGQGAIRCHPYALKEMLAVEAGDVKAFDRAFWAHIGHIVRNKVRAFVLSSTRGRLAGSPVSGPTAKYYRKLAWASASFAFLADMAMGTLGGNLKRKEKLTGRFADIFSWMYLGSAVLKRYEADGRRKEDLPFVHWSMQYALAQIQEAFDGLYANMEIPGATWLFRGPVAAWSRFNRLGAMPSDDLGQQVAQAIQRDGDQRERLSNNIYVSSDPTDALGRLEHAFRLVNQAQPVEKKLYKAIKAKQLPKKVHPAKLVAMAVEQGVILPEEADLLQRAEIARTDAIQVDHFSLAEYMATSTHPHGPAPEHGPMPVGNDALAQGDGASGDGAAVFVTPSAPTAS from the coding sequence ATGGACCTCTGGAATACGCTCCATGGCGCGCTCATGGGCGGCCTCGTCGCCACGCCGCTCTGGGCGATGCTCGCGGGCGTCGTGCTCGTCGCGCTCGTGCTTGGCTACGTCGGTGCGCCGCTCGGGCTCTGGGCCGCCCTCGGCGCGGTCGCCCTCGTCGGCTTCGGCGCGCCCGTCTGGCTGCTCGCCGCCTTCGCGGCCCTCGTCGTCGTCTTCAACGTGCCCCCCATTCGGCAGCAGATCACCCGCGCGGTGATGGCGCTCATGGACAAGCTCGGATTCCTACCAACCATCTCGCCAACGGAGAAGGAAGCCATCGACGCCGGGACGGTGTGGGTCGAGGGCGAACTCTTCAGCGGCAAGCCCGACTTCAAGAAGATCCTCGCCGAGGACTACCCCGACCTCACCGACGAGGAACGCGCTTTCCTCGAAGGCCCCTGCGAAGAGGTTTGCGAGATGGCCGTCGACTGGGACATCATGCAGCGGCGCGATCTCCCCAACGAGGTCTGGCAGAAGCTCAAAGACGACCGCTTCTTCGGCCTCATCATCCCGAAAGAGTACGGGGGTCTCGGCCTCACGCCGTCAGCCAACAGCGCCGTCGTGGAGAAGCTCGCCGCCCGGTCACCCGCGCTCGGCATCACGGCGATGGTGCCCAACTCGCTCGGGCCCGCCGAACTGCTCATCCACTACGGCACGCAGGCGCAGCGGGACCACTACCTCCCCCGCCTCGCGCGCGGCGAGGATATCCCCGCGTTTGCCCTCACCGAGCCTGGCGCGGGCTCCGACGCAGGCGCGATCTCGTCGAAGGGCGTCCTCTTCCGAGGCGACGATGGCGAGATTTACCTCCGCCTCTCCTGGAAGAAGCGCTACATCACCCTCGCCGCCGTCTCGACGGTGCTCGGCCTCGCCTTCAAGCTCGAAGACCCGGACAACCTCCTTGGTAAGGGGAAGAAGCTCGGCATCACCTGCGCGCTCGTCCCGACCGACGCGCCCGGCGTGCACCTCGGCGAGCGTCACGACCCGCTCGGCATCCCGTTCTACAACTGCCCGACTACCGGTACCGACGTCGTCGTGAAGGCCGAGGAGGCCATCATCGGTGGCACGGCGGGCGCCGGACGCGGTTGGCGGATGCTCATGGAGTGCCTCTCCGTGGGGCGCGGTATCTCGCTGCCGTCGTCGTCCTCGGGCGGTGCCAAGACGATGCTGCGCGTGGCGAGCGCCCACGCCGTCAACCGCAAGCAGTTCGGCCTCTCCATCGGCAAGTTCGAGGGCATCGAGGAGCCGCTGGCCCGCATCGGCGGCATCACGTACATCCTCGAAGCAGCCCGGCGCTACACCAACGGCGGCCTCGACAAGGGCTCTAAGCCGAGCGTCGTCACGGCGATGATGAAGTACAACGCCACCGAGCTCTACCGCATCGCCATCAACGACGCGATGGACATCCTCGGCGGCAACGCGATCAGCCGCGGCCCGCGCAACACCACCGCGAGTGCCTACACCAACCTCCCGATCATGATCACCGTGGAGGGGGCCAACATCCTCACGCGGACGCTGATGATCTTCGGTCAGGGCGCGATCCGCTGCCACCCGTACGCGCTCAAGGAAATGCTCGCCGTCGAGGCGGGCGACGTGAAGGCCTTCGACCGCGCCTTCTGGGCGCACATCGGGCACATCGTCCGCAACAAGGTGCGCGCGTTCGTGCTCAGCAGCACGCGCGGCCGCCTGGCTGGCAGCCCCGTCAGCGGCCCAACGGCGAAGTACTACCGCAAGCTCGCCTGGGCGTCGGCGTCGTTCGCCTTCCTCGCCGACATGGCGATGGGCACGCTCGGCGGCAACCTCAAGCGCAAGGAGAAGCTCACCGGCCGCTTCGCCGACATCTTCTCGTGGATGTACCTCGGCTCGGCGGTGCTCAAGCGCTACGAGGCCGACGGCCGCCGCAAAGAAGACCTCCCGTTCGTCCACTGGTCGATGCAGTACGCCCTCGCCCAGATCCAGGAGGCGTTCGACGGGCTCTATGCCAACATGGAGATCCCCGGCGCGACGTGGCTTTTCCGTGGTCCCGTTGCGGCGTGGAGCCGCTTCAACCGCCTCGGTGCGATGCCCTCGGACGACCTCGGTCAGCAGGTCGCCCAGGCCATCCAGCGCGACGGCGACCAGCGCGAGCGCCTCTCGAACAACATCTACGTCTCCAGCGACCCGACCGACGCGCTCGGCCGCCTGGAGCATGCCTTCCGGCTCGTCAACCAGGCCCAGCCCGTTGAGAAGAAGCTCTACAAGGCGATCAAGGCGAAGCAACTGCCGAAGAAGGTCCACCCGGCGAAGCTCGTCGCGATGGCGGTCGAGCAGGGCGTGATCTTGCCCGAGGAGGCCGACCTCCTGCAGCGCGCCGAGATCGCCCGCACGGACGCGATCCAGGTCGACCACTTCTCGCTCGCCGAGTACATGGCGACCTCAACGCACCCGCACGGCCCAGCCCCCGAGCACGGCCCGATGCCGGTCGGCAACGACGCGCTCGCGCAAGGCGACGGTGCTTCCGGTGACGGCGCGGCCGTGTTTGTAACGCCGAGCGCACCGACTGCCTCGTAG
- a CDS encoding SDR family oxidoreductase, with protein sequence MSYSSDLLAGQHIVVTGGGTGLGRSMAMRFAEHGAAVTICGRRTEPLETTVGDIREAGGQAEGISCNLREADSVVAFFEEAEERQGPVTGLVNNAAANFLAPSHTISPNGFDAIVKTNLYGSFYATQWCGQRWIERETKGAVLSISTTYADTGSAFVLPSAVSKAGIVAMTKSLAAEWGVYGIRLNCIAPGPFPTDGAWKRLVPSEEMAENMRLRVPLRRFGVHEELTNLSTFLMSDLASYLTGQNVVLDGGEVLNAGGQFNDFTKMDRDGILTMFEMMRPSK encoded by the coding sequence ATGTCTTACTCCTCCGACCTCCTCGCGGGCCAGCACATCGTCGTCACCGGCGGCGGCACGGGCCTCGGCCGCTCCATGGCGATGCGCTTCGCCGAGCACGGTGCCGCCGTCACGATCTGCGGCCGCCGCACCGAGCCGCTCGAAACCACCGTCGGCGACATCCGCGAGGCGGGCGGGCAGGCCGAGGGCATCTCGTGCAACCTCCGCGAGGCCGACAGCGTGGTCGCCTTCTTCGAGGAAGCCGAGGAGCGCCAGGGGCCGGTGACCGGGCTTGTCAACAACGCCGCGGCCAACTTCCTCGCACCCAGCCACACGATCTCGCCCAACGGCTTCGACGCGATCGTCAAGACCAACCTCTACGGCTCGTTCTACGCCACGCAGTGGTGCGGCCAGCGCTGGATCGAGCGCGAGACGAAGGGCGCCGTGCTCTCCATCTCGACGACCTACGCCGACACGGGCAGTGCTTTCGTGCTCCCGAGCGCCGTCTCGAAGGCGGGCATCGTGGCGATGACGAAGTCGCTCGCGGCGGAGTGGGGCGTCTATGGGATCCGGCTCAACTGCATCGCGCCGGGGCCGTTTCCGACCGACGGCGCGTGGAAGCGGCTCGTCCCGAGCGAGGAGATGGCCGAGAACATGCGCCTGCGCGTGCCGCTGCGCCGCTTCGGCGTCCACGAGGAACTGACCAACCTCTCGACCTTCCTGATGAGCGATCTCGCGAGCTACCTCACCGGCCAGAACGTGGTCCTCGACGGCGGCGAGGTGCTCAACGCCGGCGGCCAGTTCAACGACTTCACGAAGATGGACCGCGACGGTATCCTCACCATGTTCGAGATGATGCGGCCGTCGAAATGA
- a CDS encoding M43 family zinc metalloprotease has protein sequence MVALTYTQDDDWHTLNDGNPPANPNPEFVQVTNQISIDPSRVLNFYIVDYSARGRGSLPTTYPTQDDPGDAIFVDYKVLPGGSDTSYNDGDVAIHEVGHYLGLYHTFHQLRDEDLLPIHSPQEICMEDPGTGDIVSDTSPHLGPQGCPVTFNTCLQFNPQAGVPPVENYMNVQKKQCLMEFTAGQFTRMRDEAVAGRPSLVYTSWDEVFLTDDLVIGANQTYTFYDVDVRVGLFAGVQVLGELNAEGTTFTESSIGQGWGGIRYEQGSTGLLQDATVELVNDQSGSSPSPSVYVHNADPIFEGVIIQDGTGDGLFVTGSGADVTMRSSSNRQSEILRHTQQNGVVSASGADVTLERVRIQESGLSGVYATNGADVFMHVSTVDDSQQGAAAYFNGRVLLGRPGQNGIVTGQNNLLADSQISTLSTQYGATVYGGGSGISFDSNYRNNWLRLNSGNPNQKHATIGYADVIAECNYWDEPTGPDPARVFIGGYGVFDGSPFLYDPPAISLTCGTTPPQNDITTGGDTFARRTDAGIEGAKDDSTEEGGPPKGMSEDRWLAIVEGAENPDLNVGIGHAVNAIQSARTDFDAQRAFDVAAQLGRNEAHPGLEGFLHGQSRTQKHGGYAHAALAEIYYGTGRHDEARATATALTTEYAETDHARRGWLTLYVVAQDAGDFAEADAALAAVHAGWPGHETEVLGRALALAREGDRVERGGVQTPSTPRTAAPSVQAFAVDETVPTTTELRAPYPNPTASGVTVPLALARDAEVTLWLVNTLGQRVQTLEAQTARAGLRAYEIETANLAPGVYLVQATVAMQAATEQFTRTLTVVR, from the coding sequence ATGGTAGCACTCACGTATACGCAGGATGACGATTGGCATACACTCAATGATGGCAATCCTCCTGCCAACCCTAACCCTGAGTTCGTGCAGGTAACCAATCAAATTAGCATTGACCCTAGTAGGGTTCTTAATTTCTACATAGTTGACTATTCAGCACGAGGTAGAGGTTCTTTGCCGACTACTTATCCGACGCAGGATGATCCTGGAGATGCGATTTTTGTTGATTACAAAGTGCTTCCTGGCGGGAGCGATACGTCTTACAACGACGGAGACGTGGCTATCCATGAGGTCGGTCACTATCTGGGCCTGTACCACACCTTCCACCAGTTGCGAGACGAGGACTTGTTGCCGATACACAGCCCTCAGGAGATCTGCATGGAGGACCCTGGCACGGGAGATATCGTGTCGGATACAAGTCCGCATCTAGGTCCTCAGGGATGTCCTGTTACGTTCAATACGTGCTTGCAATTCAATCCTCAGGCAGGCGTCCCGCCTGTCGAGAACTACATGAACGTCCAGAAAAAGCAGTGTCTCATGGAGTTCACGGCCGGGCAGTTTACGCGCATGAGAGACGAGGCGGTGGCAGGTCGCCCCTCGCTCGTCTATACAAGCTGGGACGAGGTCTTCCTCACCGACGATCTCGTCATCGGGGCGAACCAGACCTACACGTTCTACGATGTCGATGTGCGTGTGGGCCTCTTTGCGGGCGTCCAGGTTCTCGGAGAGCTAAACGCGGAGGGCACGACGTTCACTGAGAGCAGCATCGGACAAGGCTGGGGCGGCATTCGCTACGAGCAGGGCAGCACGGGCCTGCTTCAGGACGCCACCGTCGAACTCGTCAACGACCAGAGCGGGTCCAGTCCGTCACCCTCGGTCTACGTGCACAACGCCGACCCGATCTTCGAAGGCGTCATCATCCAGGACGGCACCGGCGACGGCCTCTTCGTCACCGGCAGTGGTGCCGACGTCACGATGCGCTCTAGTAGCAATCGGCAGTCTGAGATCCTTCGACACACCCAACAGAATGGTGTGGTCTCCGCTTCGGGGGCGGACGTGACGCTCGAAAGGGTACGCATCCAAGAAAGCGGGCTCTCAGGCGTCTACGCCACCAACGGGGCTGACGTGTTTATGCATGTCTCCACAGTGGACGATAGCCAGCAAGGGGCAGCGGCTTACTTCAACGGTCGTGTGCTCCTGGGGCGTCCTGGGCAGAACGGCATAGTCACCGGCCAGAACAACCTCCTCGCGGATAGTCAGATCAGCACGCTCTCCACTCAATACGGGGCAACCGTCTATGGCGGCGGCAGCGGTATCAGCTTCGACTCCAACTACCGCAACAACTGGTTGCGGCTCAACAGCGGCAACCCCAACCAGAAACACGCCACCATCGGCTACGCCGACGTGATTGCGGAGTGCAACTACTGGGACGAGCCGACAGGGCCGGACCCAGCGCGCGTCTTCATCGGCGGCTATGGGGTCTTCGACGGCTCGCCCTTCCTCTACGATCCGCCCGCTATCTCCCTCACCTGCGGGACCACGCCTCCGCAGAACGATATCACGACGGGCGGTGACACCTTCGCGCGTCGTACGGACGCAGGGATTGAGGGGGCGAAGGATGACAGTACCGAGGAAGGTGGGCCGCCAAAGGGTATGTCGGAAGACCGCTGGCTTGCCATCGTAGAGGGGGCCGAGAACCCCGACCTGAACGTCGGTATTGGCCATGCCGTGAACGCCATTCAGAGCGCTCGCACCGACTTCGACGCGCAGCGTGCGTTCGACGTGGCCGCACAACTCGGGCGGAATGAGGCACACCCTGGTCTCGAAGGCTTCCTGCACGGGCAGAGCCGCACCCAGAAGCACGGCGGGTATGCGCATGCCGCGCTCGCAGAGATCTACTACGGCACGGGTCGCCACGACGAGGCGCGTGCGACGGCAACCGCGCTCACCACGGAGTACGCGGAGACCGACCACGCACGGCGCGGATGGCTCACGCTTTACGTCGTAGCGCAGGACGCAGGCGACTTCGCTGAGGCGGATGCTGCTCTGGCAGCGGTACACGCCGGGTGGCCTGGGCACGAGACGGAGGTGCTTGGTCGGGCGCTCGCTCTGGCGCGCGAAGGCGACCGGGTCGAAAGAGGCGGCGTACAGACGCCAAGCACCCCGCGCACGGCAGCCCCTTCGGTACAAGCCTTCGCCGTGGACGAGACCGTGCCGACGACCACTGAACTGCGTGCGCCCTATCCCAACCCGACGGCCTCAGGCGTGACGGTGCCGCTGGCGCTCGCTCGGGACGCCGAGGTGACGCTCTGGCTCGTGAACACGCTTGGGCAGCGGGTGCAGACCCTCGAAGCGCAGACCGCGCGGGCAGGCCTACGCGCCTACGAGATCGAGACGGCCAACCTGGCTCCGGGTGTGTACCTCGTGCAGGCGACCGTGGCGATGCAGGCGGCAACGGAGCAGTTCACGCGCACGCTCACGGTGGTGCGATGA
- a CDS encoding T9SS type A sorting domain-containing protein, with the protein MAVALVGLSAPGARAQGAPSGEAPIAWEVVENATDTRGLSVSGDSTVYLTGGRGTWVWRRSGPDRFVEVNAQRNFGSILMASNGWLFLVSADLRISKDYLGVGGETPVAVDLGKAVIETHSGALIAATDNLGVERSTDGGDSWTVIGRDDPIFQSVFGRAFAQSPPTPELPHGRLVVAGLGGAAVSTDDGLTWQSSNLTRFFGYDSEDVIYSAVHDAFYTYMNGPVEDGGSEKGVVRESTDGRTWTTRGRLPADIFGFVGRLAAGPDGSLWGVMVSGQDTTQFGAVYRSLDRGATWENVGQFDGRELIGEPFHMEDVVIDWEGRVWVGTQRTVLRSVEPVAASASEEVPGKPSDSVLGVPYPNPTQDAVTVPLTLAQPAEARVVVYDVLGREVAVLADGAQAAGTHALVIETAAWPAGAYLIRATVDGAAETRQVTVSR; encoded by the coding sequence GTGGCTGTAGCCCTTGTAGGGCTGAGTGCCCCCGGTGCACGCGCTCAGGGGGCACCGTCTGGTGAGGCCCCAATCGCGTGGGAGGTGGTCGAGAACGCCACGGACACGCGGGGCCTCTCGGTGTCGGGTGACTCGACGGTGTACCTCACCGGCGGGCGGGGCACATGGGTGTGGCGGCGCTCCGGGCCGGACCGTTTCGTGGAGGTCAACGCCCAGCGTAATTTCGGGAGTATACTCATGGCGTCAAATGGATGGCTCTTCCTTGTAAGCGCCGATCTTCGCATCTCGAAGGACTACTTAGGAGTAGGAGGAGAAACCCCTGTTGCGGTAGATCTCGGGAAGGCAGTGATCGAGACGCACTCCGGCGCGCTCATCGCCGCCACTGACAACCTCGGCGTCGAGCGCTCCACCGACGGTGGCGACTCCTGGACCGTCATCGGCCGCGACGACCCCATCTTCCAGAGCGTCTTCGGGCGCGCCTTCGCCCAGAGTCCGCCCACGCCTGAACTCCCCCATGGGCGGCTCGTCGTGGCGGGCCTCGGCGGAGCCGCCGTCTCCACCGACGACGGGCTCACATGGCAGTCGTCGAACCTCACGCGCTTCTTCGGCTACGACTCCGAGGACGTGATCTACTCGGCGGTTCACGACGCGTTTTACACGTACATGAACGGCCCGGTGGAGGACGGCGGGAGCGAGAAGGGCGTCGTGCGAGAGAGCACCGACGGGCGTACGTGGACGACGCGAGGACGGCTGCCCGCAGACATCTTCGGCTTCGTGGGGCGGCTCGCAGCCGGGCCTGACGGTAGCCTGTGGGGCGTGATGGTGAGTGGCCAGGACACGACGCAGTTTGGCGCGGTCTACCGCTCTTTGGACCGGGGGGCGACCTGGGAGAACGTAGGGCAGTTCGACGGGCGGGAGTTGATCGGCGAGCCGTTCCACATGGAGGACGTAGTCATAGACTGGGAGGGCCGCGTGTGGGTAGGGACCCAGCGGACGGTGCTGCGCTCGGTGGAGCCGGTGGCGGCGTCGGCGAGTGAGGAGGTGCCGGGAAAGCCGAGTGATTCGGTGCTGGGTGTGCCGTACCCGAATCCCACGCAGGACGCCGTGACGGTGCCGCTTACGCTCGCGCAGCCCGCCGAGGCGCGTGTGGTGGTCTACGACGTGCTAGGCCGCGAGGTCGCTGTGCTAGCCGATGGCGCTCAGGCGGCAGGCACGCATGCCCTCGTGATCGAGACGGCAGCATGGCCAGCGGGCGCCTACCTGATCCGAGCCACCGTAGACGGGGCGGCAGAGACACGGCAGGTGACCGTGTCGCGGTAA
- a CDS encoding glycerophosphodiester phosphodiesterase family protein, which translates to MTRFLLLVALVLGVSAWLVWEGGESAPPSNGFVFHRVAHAGGGLDGQTYTNSMEALDQSAARGFVYIELDLLFTTDGELVCLHDWDDFGGEALSYDQFRTAVEARGTFDNCDLERLRTWMTTHTQVHLVTDVKGDNLDALALIRARIPEATRRVIPQVYHPEAFAEAKRLGFEQVIWTLYRYDGSVEDVIAWTERFEGPFAVTMPKARARTNLPQALAQRGVPTYVHTVNGADEAETYRTEADITEVYTDFLPPHSPAEAQSP; encoded by the coding sequence GTGACTCGTTTCCTACTCCTCGTCGCCCTCGTTCTCGGTGTCAGCGCGTGGCTCGTGTGGGAAGGGGGCGAGAGCGCGCCGCCTTCGAACGGGTTCGTCTTCCACCGCGTCGCGCATGCCGGCGGCGGCCTCGACGGGCAGACGTACACAAACTCGATGGAGGCGCTCGACCAGAGCGCGGCGCGCGGCTTCGTCTACATCGAACTCGATCTGCTGTTCACCACCGACGGCGAACTCGTCTGCCTGCACGACTGGGACGACTTCGGTGGGGAGGCGCTGTCGTACGACCAGTTCCGTACCGCCGTCGAGGCGCGCGGGACGTTCGACAACTGCGACCTGGAGCGGCTCCGCACATGGATGACGACGCACACGCAGGTTCACCTCGTCACCGACGTAAAAGGCGACAACCTCGACGCCCTGGCTCTGATTCGGGCGCGTATCCCGGAGGCCACTCGCCGCGTCATCCCGCAGGTCTATCACCCCGAGGCCTTCGCGGAGGCAAAGCGCCTGGGCTTCGAGCAGGTGATCTGGACGCTCTACCGCTACGACGGTAGCGTCGAGGACGTGATCGCCTGGACGGAACGGTTCGAGGGGCCGTTCGCCGTGACGATGCCCAAGGCGCGGGCGCGGACGAACCTACCGCAAGCGCTGGCCCAACGTGGTGTCCCGACCTACGTACACACCGTGAACGGGGCCGACGAAGCCGAGACCTATCGCACCGAGGCGGACATCACGGAGGTGTACACGGATTTTCTGCCGCCCCACTCGCCCGCCGAAGCACAGTCACCGTGA
- a CDS encoding DUF2156 domain-containing protein: MPHRLTPPLDRVRRLVMTHGWNATAYQLLNPGLSYWFAPGDRAVVGYVETRRLSGRAMWVVAGEPVCTEDYVAEAAHRFAAAAQAQRARVCYFGADERLRTVLAGRPDYSQMTLGAQPVWDPARWDDILASKSSLRAQRNRARNKGVTVGAWPSERAESHPALERLLAEWLASKRMPAMHFLVEPQTRGRLIDRRVFVAEQACDGGKADDRSKAEPVGYLILSPIPARDGWLVEQIIQGRAAPNGTATLLLDAAMHAAAEASSPYVTLGLSPLSQRAIETAPGVPHLDNPLWLQGLLGWVRAHGRRFYNFEGLEAFKAKFVPDHWDAITAITQEAAPSLGTLHAIADAFAGPRSPFTLVGGALGQAVSDEARLLRDKLGVSSR, from the coding sequence GTGCCGCACCGCCTCACCCCACCCCTCGACCGCGTCCGGCGGCTGGTGATGACCCACGGCTGGAACGCGACAGCCTACCAGTTACTCAATCCAGGGCTGTCCTATTGGTTCGCGCCGGGAGACCGCGCCGTGGTCGGCTACGTCGAGACGCGGCGGCTGAGCGGGCGCGCGATGTGGGTGGTAGCGGGCGAGCCCGTCTGCACCGAAGACTATGTCGCTGAAGCCGCGCATCGGTTTGCGGCAGCGGCCCAAGCGCAGCGGGCTCGGGTGTGCTACTTCGGCGCGGACGAGCGCCTGCGCACCGTCCTCGCCGGGCGTCCCGACTACAGCCAGATGACGCTCGGCGCACAGCCCGTCTGGGACCCCGCACGGTGGGACGATATCCTCGCGTCAAAGTCGTCGCTGCGGGCGCAGCGCAACCGGGCGCGCAACAAGGGCGTGACGGTGGGAGCGTGGCCAAGCGAGCGCGCCGAGTCGCACCCGGCGTTGGAGCGGCTTCTCGCCGAGTGGCTCGCCTCGAAGCGGATGCCCGCGATGCACTTCCTCGTCGAGCCGCAGACGCGCGGGCGCCTGATCGACCGCCGCGTGTTTGTGGCCGAGCAGGCGTGCGACGGCGGTAAGGCAGACGACCGGAGTAAAGCAGAGCCCGTTGGCTACCTCATCCTCTCGCCGATCCCGGCGCGGGACGGGTGGCTCGTGGAGCAGATCATTCAGGGCCGCGCCGCGCCCAACGGAACCGCCACGCTCCTCCTCGACGCCGCGATGCACGCTGCAGCCGAGGCGAGTTCGCCCTACGTCACGCTCGGCCTCTCCCCGCTCTCGCAGCGCGCCATCGAGACGGCCCCCGGCGTGCCGCACCTCGACAACCCGCTCTGGCTTCAGGGGCTTCTGGGATGGGTGCGCGCGCACGGACGGCGGTTCTACAACTTCGAGGGGCTCGAAGCCTTCAAGGCAAAGTTCGTCCCCGATCACTGGGACGCGATCACGGCGATCACCCAGGAGGCCGCGCCGTCGCTCGGCACACTCCACGCCATCGCCGATGCCTTCGCTGGGCCGCGCTCGCCCTTCACCCTCGTCGGCGGCGCACTCGGGCAGGCTGTCAGTGACGAGGCTCGGCTGCTTCGTGACAAGCTCGGGGTGTCCTCACGGTGA
- a CDS encoding Rrf2 family transcriptional regulator: MNTHFAIALHALALLHHENASPLSAVFIAASVGTNPVFMRRVLRDLQRADLIEIKRGVDGGASLARPADRITLAEVYLAVFGRGRLLAIHEAPSPRCQVGQGVATAFTDVAQNAEDALLAHLRDETIADFHARTQCTEPAQEK; this comes from the coding sequence ATGAACACGCACTTCGCCATCGCTCTGCACGCGCTTGCGTTGCTCCACCACGAGAACGCCTCGCCGCTCTCCGCCGTGTTCATCGCTGCGAGCGTCGGGACCAACCCCGTCTTCATGCGACGCGTCCTGCGTGACCTCCAGCGGGCGGACCTCATCGAGATCAAGCGGGGCGTCGACGGTGGAGCATCGCTTGCCCGCCCTGCAGACCGGATCACCCTGGCTGAGGTTTACCTAGCGGTGTTCGGCAGGGGCCGCCTCCTCGCGATCCACGAGGCGCCGAGTCCTAGGTGCCAGGTAGGACAGGGCGTAGCGACAGCGTTCACGGACGTCGCCCAAAACGCGGAGGACGCGCTTCTGGCACACCTCCGCGACGAGACCATCGCGGACTTTCATGCGCGCACGCAGTGCACGGAGCCCGCACAGGAAAAATAA
- a CDS encoding nuclear transport factor 2 family protein produces MFSDPLATAPTTSDRERQVLALLKSLETGDPAPVALVNPDNYTQHNLAIGDGIEGLAAALELLDGTARVRSVRVFEDGDYVFVHTDYDFFGPKVGFDIFRFEDGRVVEHWDNLQETAGPNPSGHTMLDGPTTPTDLEKTDENKTLVRTFFEDVLVGQRFDRLPDYFDGDRYIQHNPAIADGLSGLGAALQSWQEEGFEFAYDTVHAVFGEGNFVLVVSEGRFGGDPVAFYDLLRVENGKIAEHWDTIETIPPREAWQNDNGKFGF; encoded by the coding sequence ATGTTCTCTGATCCGCTTGCCACGGCTCCAACCACGTCCGACCGCGAGCGCCAGGTGCTGGCTCTCCTGAAAAGCCTGGAGACCGGCGATCCTGCCCCCGTTGCGCTCGTCAACCCCGACAACTACACCCAGCACAACCTCGCCATCGGGGACGGCATCGAGGGTCTGGCCGCCGCGCTTGAACTCCTCGACGGGACCGCCCGCGTCCGCTCGGTGCGTGTCTTCGAGGACGGTGATTACGTCTTCGTACACACGGACTACGACTTCTTCGGGCCGAAGGTCGGCTTTGACATCTTCCGCTTCGAGGACGGCCGTGTCGTGGAGCACTGGGACAACCTGCAGGAGACGGCAGGCCCCAACCCGAGCGGCCACACGATGCTGGACGGCCCCACCACGCCCACCGATTTGGAGAAGACGGACGAGAACAAGACGCTCGTCCGCACCTTCTTCGAGGACGTGCTCGTCGGCCAGCGCTTTGACCGCCTCCCCGACTACTTTGACGGCGATCGCTACATCCAGCACAACCCTGCTATCGCAGACGGGCTGTCGGGCCTGGGCGCCGCGCTGCAGTCGTGGCAGGAGGAGGGCTTCGAGTTCGCCTACGACACGGTGCACGCTGTCTTTGGCGAGGGCAATTTCGTGCTGGTGGTGAGCGAAGGACGCTTCGGGGGCGACCCTGTCGCGTTCTACGACTTGCTCCGGGTCGAGAACGGGAAGATTGCCGAGCACTGGGACACGATCGAGACGATCCCGCCGCGAGAGGCCTGGCAGAACGACAACGGTAAGTTTGGCTTCTAG